Within the Pseudomonas putida genome, the region GCGCGCGCGGGTTCGATATCCCAGCCGGGGCCAGTGCCGAGCAGGCCTGCGAGGCGGTAGTGCGTGGGTTGACCGAGCCCAATGCGCGCGCACTCAAGGGCATGGTCGAGCAGATGTATACCGGCAGTGCGACGATTCTGCCGGCGGTGCGCCAGGCCATCGATAAGCAGTTGTTGCCAGCGCTTGCGAGTTTCAACAAGCGGGCCTGATTCATGTTTTCTGTACTGGCCCTATCGCCGGCAAACCAAGTCCCACAGTGATGACACGAAGCTCCAGGCCTGTGCAGCACCTGTGGGGGCTGGCTTGCCGGCAATAGGGGCAGGCCTGCCCTACACAGGCTCGGCCAGTTTCTCCAGCGCTGCAGTGCGGTCGAACAGCCGCGCCAGCCCTTCCTGGTGAGTCACACCCACCACCGTACACCCCGGCAACTCCCGCCTGAGCATTTCCAGCAAGCCCCGGGCACTGCCCAGATCCAGCTGGCTGGTCGCCTCATCCAGGTACAAGGTATCCGGCCGGTACAGTAACGCCCGCGCCAGGCTCAACCGCTGCTGCTCCCCGCCGGAAAGCACGCGTGCCCACTCAGCCTGCTTGTCCAGTTGCCCCGTCAGAGCTCCCAGCCCCACCTTGCCCAGCACATCGATCAACTGCAGATCGTCTATCGACTGCACCTGTGGATAAGCCAGTAACGCGCGCAGGCTCATGTGCGGCATGTAGGGCTTTTGCGGTAGCAGCAAGCTGCGCCCCGGCGGCAGCTGCCACTCGCCCAGGCAGTAGGGCCAAAGCCCCTGCAAGGTGCGCAGCAGGGTCGACTTGCCAACCCCGCTGCGCCCACCCAGCCGTAGCCACTGGCCCCGCCCTGCTTGCAGGTCCAGATCGCGCAGCATGGCACTGCCATCGGGCCGGCAGAGCGTCAGCCCCCGCGTACACAGGCAATCACCCTGCGTGGCAGTGACGGCCTGCCTACGGCTGGCAGTGATCGCCTGCTCGAACTGCTCCAGCCGCTGCAATGCAGCGCTCCAACGCACCAGCTTGTGATAAAGCTTGATGAACCAACTGAGCGAGCCGTGCACCGCGTTGAAGGCACTGCGGATCTGCATCAGCCCACCCAGGGTGATGGTCTTGGCCATAAAGGCTGGCAAGGCGGAAAACACCGGGATGATCAGGCTCAAGCGTTCATAAGAGACGGTAAACAGGCTGAGATTGCGTTCACGCCCCATCAGTTGGCGCCAGTTGCCGGCGATGGCGCGAAAGCGCTCGGCCAGGTGCTCGCGTTCGACCGCCTCGCCCCGGTAAAGCGCAATCTGTTCGGCATGGTCGCGCTTGCGCAGCAGGCTGGCACGAAAGTCCGCTTCGCGGTGTTCACGCTCGTAATTCAACGCATGCAGCGGCTTGCCGATCAGGTGTGTCACCCAGCTGCCGACCAAGGTGTAGCCCAGGACGATCCACACCAGGTAGCCATGAACCGTGAATGACTCGCCCAAGAGGCTGAAGGTCTGCACCCCCGACAGGTTCCACAGGATCACCATGAACGCGCCGACCTGCGCAAGGTTGATCACCAGCGAGGCCACCAGTTCGATGCTCAGCCCGACCATCAGGTCGATGTCCTGGGCAATGCGCTGGTCGGGGTTGTCCGGCTCGCCAGTCAACCCCAGCCGGTAGAAAGCCTGATCGGCAAGCCAGGCATCGGTCAGGCGCCCGGTCATCGCCTGGCGCCAGCGCAGCTCCAGCCCTTTGCGGATATAGTCCATGGCCACGACGATCAGCACATAACTACCCAGATACAGCGCGTACTCAGCCACCAGGCCATACAGCCCCGCAGTGTCAAACGCGGCCAGCGTGTCGTAGAAGACCTTGCTCCAGCTGTTGATCAGCACATTGATCTGCACCACCAGCAACCCCAGGCCGATCACCGCCGCCAACATGAGCCAGGCCAGCCATTGCCCACGGTCGTGCCAGAACGGGCGGCTGAGGCGGTAGAAGGTGCGCAGGGTTTTCACAGTGCCTGCTCCAGCGCCGCCTCAGAGGGCAGCAGGCGAAGTTGTACCTGGTTGC harbors:
- a CDS encoding ABC transporter ATP-binding protein/permease — protein: MKTLRTFYRLSRPFWHDRGQWLAWLMLAAVIGLGLLVVQINVLINSWSKVFYDTLAAFDTAGLYGLVAEYALYLGSYVLIVVAMDYIRKGLELRWRQAMTGRLTDAWLADQAFYRLGLTGEPDNPDQRIAQDIDLMVGLSIELVASLVINLAQVGAFMVILWNLSGVQTFSLLGESFTVHGYLVWIVLGYTLVGSWVTHLIGKPLHALNYEREHREADFRASLLRKRDHAEQIALYRGEAVEREHLAERFRAIAGNWRQLMGRERNLSLFTVSYERLSLIIPVFSALPAFMAKTITLGGLMQIRSAFNAVHGSLSWFIKLYHKLVRWSAALQRLEQFEQAITASRRQAVTATQGDCLCTRGLTLCRPDGSAMLRDLDLQAGRGQWLRLGGRSGVGKSTLLRTLQGLWPYCLGEWQLPPGRSLLLPQKPYMPHMSLRALLAYPQVQSIDDLQLIDVLGKVGLGALTGQLDKQAEWARVLSGGEQQRLSLARALLYRPDTLYLDEATSQLDLGSARGLLEMLRRELPGCTVVGVTHQEGLARLFDRTAALEKLAEPV